The Methanobrevibacter wolinii SH genome includes a window with the following:
- a CDS encoding translation initiation factor IF-2 subunit beta gives MSDYEDLLNRAIDQLPPEVFETKRFKIPRAYSDIQGNRTFIKNFKDVAERLNRDPQHLLKFLLRELGTAGNLEGGRAILQGKFTHYVINDRIEDYVDKYVICPECNRPDTKIIREDRIFLLKCLACGARAPVKPL, from the coding sequence ATGAGTGATTATGAAGATTTATTAAACAGAGCAATTGACCAATTACCTCCAGAAGTATTTGAAACAAAAAGGTTTAAAATACCTAGAGCATATTCTGACATTCAAGGAAATAGAACTTTTATTAAAAATTTTAAAGATGTTGCAGAAAGATTAAACAGAGATCCACAACATTTATTAAAATTCTTACTTAGAGAGTTAGGTACTGCAGGAAACCTTGAAGGTGGAAGAGCAATATTACAAGGTAAATTTACTCATTATGTAATTAATGATAGAATTGAAGATTATGTTGATAAATATGTTATCTGTCCTGAATGTAACAGACCAGATACTAAAATCATAAGAGAAGATAGAATATTTTTACTTAAATGTTTAGCTTGTGGTGCAAGAGCTCCAGTTAAACCATTATAA
- a CDS encoding 60S ribosomal export protein NMD3, producing the protein MFCPECGSSDKEMIGDICIDCFLKNYKFLEIPQHINITICKHCNAKYFRGNWIDAAIPEEEVIYRTLEDNIHVDEMIENEIIDLEIRQMRGTIAECTIDAIGEFKGRELREHYNTEVQIKNSTCPNCSKIASGYYEVVIQLRADDRELKPEEKEIADNIVNTVLNKQYKKDKLAVLQEKAKLKEGTDYYIGSYKSGKKVINRLKDQFGGIIKESPRLISEDKSTGKKLYRIWISIRIPKFQLGDIIKYQDKTGQVIDINADKSLFNDLKTDKTFSASWAHYEEVNLIERKEDFQKTMVISKSPSTLQILNPETYLEYDIEMKDKYKDINIGDEINVIKINNEFYPLVN; encoded by the coding sequence ATGTTTTGTCCAGAATGTGGAAGTTCTGATAAAGAAATGATTGGCGACATTTGTATTGACTGTTTTTTAAAAAATTACAAATTTTTAGAAATTCCTCAACATATTAATATTACTATATGTAAACATTGTAATGCTAAGTACTTTAGAGGAAATTGGATTGATGCAGCTATTCCTGAGGAAGAAGTTATCTACAGAACTTTAGAAGACAATATACATGTAGATGAAATGATTGAAAATGAAATCATAGATCTTGAAATTAGACAGATGAGAGGAACAATTGCAGAATGTACTATTGATGCAATAGGTGAATTTAAAGGAAGAGAACTTAGAGAACATTATAATACTGAAGTTCAAATAAAAAATTCAACTTGTCCTAATTGTTCTAAAATAGCTTCAGGATATTATGAAGTAGTAATACAATTAAGAGCTGATGATAGAGAACTCAAACCTGAAGAAAAAGAAATTGCAGATAATATTGTTAATACTGTTCTAAATAAACAATATAAAAAAGATAAATTAGCAGTTCTTCAAGAAAAAGCAAAACTTAAAGAAGGAACTGATTATTATATAGGCTCCTATAAATCAGGAAAAAAAGTAATAAATAGACTTAAAGATCAATTTGGTGGAATAATCAAAGAATCTCCAAGATTAATATCAGAAGATAAGTCTACAGGTAAAAAATTATATAGAATCTGGATTTCAATTAGAATTCCAAAATTCCAATTAGGAGATATTATAAAATATCAGGATAAAACAGGACAAGTAATTGATATTAATGCAGATAAAAGTTTATTTAATGATTTAAAAACAGATAAAACTTTTTCAGCATCATGGGCACATTATGAAGAAGTAAATCTTATTGAAAGAAAAGAAGATTTCCAAAAAACAATGGTTATTTCAAAATCTCCTTCAACACTCCAAATATTAAATCCAGAAACATATTTAGAGTATGATATTGAAATGAAAGACAAATATAAAGATATCAATATTGGAGATGAAATAAATGTTATTAAAATTAATAATGAATTTTATCCATTAGTAAACTAA
- a CDS encoding tyrosine--tRNA ligase: MNTEEKIKLIKEGTVEVIEEEELKEKLNKENPIAYTGYEPSGKIHLGHAITIMKLKQLQSLGFKIKILLADFHAYLNGKGSLEEISKTAEYNKKCFQALGLAEDTEFILGSEFETKEDYTNIVYKLATLTTLKRARRSMDMVSRDDDNPKVASTIYPLMQTADMVALNTDIALGGLEQRKIQMLAREELPKLGFEAPVCIHTPLLHGLDGDAKMSSSKGNFIAVDDSEKDIKNKINKSYCPKGEVKDNPMIEIAEHFVYPYQEKLLIERPEKFGGNLELTKEELIKVYSEGNLHPMDLKNGISNYMIELLRPVREYMEKN; this comes from the coding sequence ATGAATACTGAAGAAAAAATCAAATTAATTAAGGAAGGAACTGTTGAAGTAATTGAAGAAGAAGAATTAAAAGAAAAATTAAATAAAGAAAATCCAATTGCTTATACTGGATATGAACCTTCTGGAAAAATCCATTTAGGACATGCAATTACTATAATGAAATTAAAACAATTACAGTCTTTAGGTTTCAAAATCAAAATATTACTTGCAGATTTTCATGCATACCTAAATGGAAAAGGAAGTCTTGAAGAAATTTCAAAAACTGCAGAATATAATAAAAAATGTTTCCAAGCATTAGGTTTAGCTGAAGATACTGAATTTATATTAGGTTCTGAATTTGAAACAAAAGAAGATTATACTAATATTGTATATAAATTAGCTACATTAACTACATTAAAAAGAGCTAGAAGAAGTATGGATATGGTAAGTAGAGATGATGATAATCCTAAAGTAGCAAGTACTATTTATCCTTTAATGCAGACTGCAGATATGGTAGCATTAAATACAGATATTGCATTAGGTGGTCTTGAACAAAGAAAAATACAAATGTTAGCAAGAGAAGAATTACCAAAACTTGGATTTGAAGCACCAGTATGTATACACACACCATTATTACATGGTCTTGATGGTGATGCTAAAATGTCTTCAAGTAAAGGAAATTTCATTGCAGTAGATGATAGTGAAAAAGATATTAAAAATAAAATAAACAAAAGTTACTGTCCTAAAGGAGAAGTTAAAGATAATCCAATGATTGAAATTGCAGAACACTTCGTCTACCCATATCAAGAAAAATTATTAATTGAAAGACCTGAAAAATTTGGTGGAAATCTCGAACTCACTAAAGAAGAACTTATTAAAGTATATAGTGAAGGTAACTTACACCCAATGGACTTAAAAAACGGAATAAGTAATTATATGATTGAATTATTAAGACCTGTAAGAGAATATATGGAAAAAAATTAA
- the tmk gene encoding dTMP kinase gives MYIVFEGIDGSGKSTQSKLLKDYLISKGYDVELFVEPTDSDIGRLIRRLLQNPDARSDLMQKTFGLLFAADRMILMKKINDLECKNKVIISDRSFYSSLVYQEPYDWIKEINRYAKQPDLVLLLDMDLKTAVSRSKETDEFENEEFLSSVKEKYLTLARNSSNFKIINANNNLEEVSSDIKRVVDSVFDKN, from the coding sequence ATGTATATTGTTTTTGAAGGAATTGATGGCTCTGGTAAATCTACACAGTCTAAATTATTAAAAGATTATTTAATCTCAAAAGGTTATGATGTTGAACTTTTTGTAGAACCAACAGATAGTGATATAGGCAGATTAATAAGAAGATTATTACAAAATCCAGATGCAAGATCTGATTTAATGCAAAAAACTTTTGGATTACTTTTTGCTGCTGATAGGATGATTCTAATGAAAAAAATTAATGATTTAGAATGTAAAAATAAAGTTATAATTAGTGATAGATCTTTTTATTCAAGTCTAGTTTATCAAGAACCTTATGATTGGATTAAAGAAATTAATAGGTATGCTAAACAACCAGATTTAGTACTTTTATTAGACATGGATTTGAAAACAGCTGTTAGTAGAAGCAAAGAAACTGATGAATTTGAAAATGAAGAGTTTTTATCTTCTGTTAAAGAAAAATATTTAACACTTGCAAGGAATTCATCAAATTTCAAAATAATTAATGCTAATAATAATTTAGAAGAAGTTTCATCTGATATAAAAAGAGTTGTTGATTCTGTCTTTGATAAAAATTAA
- a CDS encoding U32 family peptidase yields MKLKELLAPAGSMEVFIVAINTGANAVYLSGHRYGARAFAHNFTSEELEKAVEYAHLNGATVHVTVNTLINNFEIISVLKYLHYLYRIGVDAVIVQDLGVVNLAHKFIPNLEIHSSTQMTLRDYESIKWASKQGMSRVILPREMSVKEISRISKRLKEDKIKMDLEVFGHGSLCYCLSGKCYISSFNNGRSANRGACSQPCRNKYRLRYNNHTISNGCLISTHDLATYNDLKSISDAGVCSLKIEGRLKNADYVGTIVHSYRTMLDILEKREKMEKEGDKSPIIINGKPENEIIDELKYDLDLAFNRYYTNGYILNDAPGDVMGRESSYHQGIYVGVISDIDGELITIDTSKKQHPIKLQNGDGIGFKYHNKIKGIYIDNIIKQTDKEIQLNTTRDIRVGSEVYLSYSKEAHDKLKKYTKEQVKPSYPISLDLKINKDNLLEAHVEFKVQEDNIEFNYTSTEKFEKAIKKPISSEKIIKQMSKTGNTPFYIENINIEEIKDDLFIPMGKLNEIRREILNKATELMLDYYIPNEKEVKTIKKEIKKYGKNYKERGKFIEATESNFDTNYEKYIGLSVYVDNLDLLKEVCKHPILRVYYDPSFNFKDSKDYFNNINKELSKAYEIANGVELVWVLSSFISEKDIAKSNDVINSLKKKGINISVMTDSPGISNIFDCPVYGHHNLNIWNSYSVETLYESGFTGLTISNELSKDEIKALTVRNDKNIPLELLVHGNLELMTSKDDFTKLNGDKELKLKNNKDYVTLEDKKRKLKIKIRFDYNNFTHFFNQNCLCLIDEIDTLKSIGLDTIALDCRFSSEKYVSKIISLYIQAINKEAEGETLKETISSISQSPLDNGNFIDGRRLEDKNY; encoded by the coding sequence ATGAAACTTAAAGAATTATTAGCACCTGCAGGATCAATGGAAGTATTTATAGTAGCTATAAATACTGGAGCAAATGCAGTATATTTATCAGGACACCGTTATGGGGCAAGAGCTTTTGCACATAATTTTACTTCAGAAGAACTTGAAAAAGCAGTAGAATATGCTCATTTAAATGGTGCAACCGTACATGTTACAGTAAATACTCTTATAAATAATTTTGAAATAATTTCAGTATTAAAATATTTACATTATTTATATCGTATTGGTGTTGATGCTGTAATTGTACAAGATTTAGGAGTAGTTAACTTAGCACATAAATTTATTCCAAATCTTGAAATTCATTCTTCAACACAAATGACACTTAGAGATTATGAAAGTATAAAATGGGCATCAAAACAAGGTATGTCACGTGTAATATTACCTCGTGAAATGAGTGTAAAAGAAATTTCAAGAATTTCAAAAAGATTAAAAGAAGATAAAATAAAAATGGACCTAGAAGTATTTGGTCATGGTTCATTATGTTATTGTTTAAGTGGTAAATGTTATATTTCTTCTTTTAACAATGGAAGAAGTGCAAATAGAGGAGCATGTTCCCAACCTTGTCGTAATAAATATAGATTAAGATACAATAACCATACAATAAGTAATGGATGTTTAATCTCAACCCATGACCTTGCTACCTATAATGATCTTAAAAGTATTTCAGATGCAGGAGTTTGTTCTTTAAAAATTGAAGGTCGTCTTAAAAATGCAGATTATGTAGGAACTATTGTACATTCTTATAGAACAATGTTAGATATCCTAGAAAAAAGAGAAAAAATGGAAAAAGAAGGAGATAAATCACCAATAATAATTAATGGGAAACCTGAAAATGAAATTATTGATGAATTAAAATATGATCTTGATCTTGCATTTAATAGATATTATACAAATGGTTATATCTTAAATGATGCACCAGGAGATGTTATGGGAAGAGAAAGTTCATATCATCAAGGAATTTATGTTGGAGTAATAAGTGATATTGATGGAGAATTAATTACTATTGATACAAGTAAAAAACAACATCCAATTAAACTTCAAAATGGTGATGGAATTGGATTTAAATATCATAATAAAATTAAAGGAATATACATAGATAATATCATAAAACAAACTGATAAAGAAATCCAACTTAATACTACAAGAGACATAAGAGTTGGAAGTGAAGTTTATCTAAGTTATTCAAAAGAAGCACATGATAAACTTAAAAAATATACTAAAGAACAAGTAAAACCAAGTTATCCAATATCATTAGATTTAAAAATTAATAAAGATAATTTATTAGAAGCTCATGTAGAATTTAAAGTTCAAGAGGATAATATTGAATTTAATTATACATCTACTGAAAAATTTGAAAAAGCAATCAAAAAACCAATAAGTAGTGAAAAAATAATTAAACAAATGTCAAAAACAGGAAATACTCCATTTTACATTGAAAATATTAATATTGAAGAAATTAAAGATGATTTATTTATTCCAATGGGTAAACTTAATGAAATTCGAAGAGAAATATTAAACAAAGCAACAGAATTAATGCTTGATTATTATATCCCAAATGAAAAAGAAGTTAAAACCATTAAGAAAGAAATTAAAAAATATGGTAAAAATTATAAAGAACGTGGAAAATTTATTGAAGCTACAGAATCTAACTTTGATACAAATTATGAAAAATATATTGGATTAAGTGTTTATGTAGATAATCTTGATTTGTTAAAAGAAGTATGTAAACATCCAATATTAAGAGTATACTACGATCCATCATTTAATTTTAAAGATTCTAAAGATTATTTCAACAATATTAATAAGGAACTCAGTAAAGCATATGAAATAGCTAATGGTGTAGAGCTTGTATGGGTTTTATCATCATTTATATCAGAAAAAGATATTGCTAAGTCAAATGATGTAATTAATAGTCTTAAGAAAAAAGGAATAAATATTTCAGTTATGACTGATTCACCAGGAATAAGTAATATATTTGATTGTCCAGTTTATGGACACCATAATCTAAATATTTGGAATAGTTATAGTGTAGAAACATTATATGAAAGTGGATTTACAGGACTTACAATATCTAATGAATTATCCAAAGATGAAATTAAAGCATTAACTGTAAGAAATGATAAAAATATACCATTAGAATTACTTGTACATGGAAATCTTGAATTAATGACAAGTAAAGATGATTTTACTAAATTAAATGGAGATAAAGAACTTAAATTAAAAAATAATAAAGATTATGTAACTTTAGAAGATAAAAAAAGAAAACTTAAAATCAAAATTAGATTTGATTATAATAATTTCACTCACTTCTTCAATCAAAACTGTTTATGTTTAATAGATGAAATAGATACTCTTAAAAGTATTGGACTTGATACCATTGCCCTTGATTGTAGATTTTCAAGTGAAAAATATGTTTCAAAAATAATATCTTTATATATACAAGCAATAAACAAAGAAGCAGAAGGAGAAACACTTAAAGAAACCATTTCATCAATATCTCAATCACCATTAGACAATGGTAATTTTATTGATGGTAGAAGATTAGAAGATAAAAATTATTAA
- a CDS encoding peptidase U32 family protein has translation MKLPELLAPVGNMNHLKLAVYNGASSIYLSGKEFGARKYAENFNIDEIEKAVKFAHLYNVKVYVTVNILIKESEIKEVINYLIDLYNIGVDAVLVQDIGLIKIIHEILPNFPIHASTQLNIHNIEGVDWAKSQGIKRIVLPRELRIDEVKEITEYAHKNNIETEIFVHGALCYSYSGHCLLSSYIGGRSGNRGTCAQPCRQKYTVSCENGENLDENFLIELSKNYPLSPKDLSLYKDLDKILFVDSLKIEGRMRNEDYVSTVVHAYRQGLNKLKHNKRRKDNEELSLVFNRQFTRGHLFDNPNKIINYKKPSNNGLYIGNVKEFNGKNIIKINQSSHIIPDKGDIILIEGKSLENNSKASYGFELSVDSEVQEDTLILKTIRENKNIDIKIDNESKVYITKRNKISNKTKQALTGKNKSYKKSILNLDFKINKNNYPIIKSRLKLGNGKIIKYKYKAENKWEEAKNKPISSKQIENNLRKIDHLPFYIGNININYLENLFTPISNLNKLRRDFYNNLVKEIEESYLPKNIDKIKENSKKFKDNYYKEKFNKKIPNKDYKLSVYLNSLEQLKELNNKKSINRIYLEIPEKNMNFLFKNHKEKFNINYCVNFLKEAYSISKNQNYELIWKWPEIATKDTLNGLFKTYGILSKLGVNLDIMTSILGIDEILKNHEIKAYGSQYLNIYNSQSVKNLNNFDILTISPELSKNDIKELSENSQDKLEMIVGGTLEAMITRKPILRKKDIKNIKKKLNIKITKDTDLNISIKNIKNEYYPVKSTISQELLILYNKKLSLLNKLNELKEFGIKNYAIDLRWENKYNINNIIDLFNEGIKNKLDDNTLEKLNNNLEKYWLETSNLNYNKKLL, from the coding sequence ATGAAACTACCAGAATTACTCGCCCCTGTTGGAAATATGAATCATTTAAAACTTGCAGTATACAATGGTGCAAGTTCTATTTATTTAAGTGGAAAAGAATTTGGTGCAAGAAAGTATGCTGAAAATTTTAATATAGATGAAATTGAAAAAGCAGTTAAATTCGCACATTTATATAATGTAAAAGTTTATGTTACTGTTAATATTTTAATAAAAGAATCAGAAATTAAGGAAGTAATTAATTATCTAATAGATTTATATAATATTGGAGTAGATGCAGTTTTAGTTCAAGATATTGGACTTATTAAAATAATTCATGAAATCCTCCCTAATTTTCCAATCCATGCATCAACACAATTAAATATACATAATATTGAAGGTGTTGATTGGGCTAAATCTCAAGGTATTAAAAGAATAGTACTACCTCGTGAGTTAAGAATTGATGAAGTTAAAGAAATAACAGAATATGCACATAAAAATAATATAGAAACTGAAATTTTCGTTCATGGAGCATTATGTTACTCCTATTCTGGGCATTGTCTTTTATCATCATACATTGGAGGAAGAAGTGGTAATAGAGGAACATGTGCACAACCATGTAGACAAAAATATACAGTTTCCTGTGAAAATGGTGAAAATTTAGATGAAAATTTTCTAATAGAATTAAGTAAAAATTACCCATTATCACCTAAAGATCTTTCATTATATAAAGATTTAGACAAAATCCTATTTGTAGATTCATTAAAAATAGAAGGAAGAATGAGAAATGAGGATTATGTTTCTACTGTAGTTCATGCTTATAGACAAGGATTAAATAAACTTAAACATAATAAAAGAAGAAAAGATAATGAAGAATTAAGTCTTGTATTTAATCGCCAATTTACAAGAGGCCATTTATTTGATAACCCTAATAAAATTATAAATTATAAAAAACCATCAAATAATGGATTATATATTGGAAATGTTAAAGAATTTAATGGTAAAAACATAATTAAAATAAATCAATCAAGTCATATTATTCCAGATAAAGGAGATATAATATTAATAGAAGGTAAATCCCTTGAAAATAATTCTAAAGCAAGCTATGGATTTGAATTATCAGTAGATTCAGAAGTCCAAGAGGACACTTTAATTCTTAAAACAATAAGAGAAAACAAAAATATTGATATTAAAATAGATAATGAATCTAAAGTATATATTACTAAAAGAAATAAAATAAGCAACAAAACCAAACAAGCATTAACTGGAAAAAATAAGAGTTATAAAAAATCTATCTTAAATCTTGATTTCAAAATTAATAAAAATAATTATCCAATAATAAAATCTAGATTAAAACTTGGAAATGGTAAAATAATTAAGTACAAATATAAAGCAGAAAATAAATGGGAAGAAGCAAAAAATAAACCAATATCCTCTAAACAAATAGAAAACAATTTAAGAAAAATAGATCATTTACCATTTTACATAGGAAATATTAACATCAATTATCTAGAAAATTTATTTACACCAATAAGTAATCTTAATAAACTTAGAAGAGATTTCTACAATAATTTAGTAAAAGAAATTGAAGAATCATATTTACCTAAAAATATTGATAAAATTAAAGAAAATTCTAAAAAATTTAAGGATAATTATTATAAAGAAAAATTCAACAAAAAAATACCAAATAAAGACTATAAACTTTCAGTATATTTAAATAGCTTAGAACAACTTAAAGAACTTAATAATAAAAAATCAATAAACAGAATATATCTTGAAATTCCTGAAAAAAATATGAATTTTTTATTTAAAAATCATAAAGAAAAATTCAATATAAATTATTGTGTTAACTTCTTAAAAGAAGCATATTCTATTAGCAAAAATCAAAATTATGAATTAATATGGAAATGGCCAGAAATAGCTACAAAAGACACATTAAATGGTCTTTTTAAAACTTATGGAATTCTTTCAAAATTAGGAGTTAATTTAGATATAATGACTAGTATTTTAGGTATAGATGAAATATTAAAAAATCATGAAATAAAAGCATATGGTTCACAGTATTTAAATATTTATAATAGTCAAAGTGTTAAAAATCTTAATAATTTTGATATACTTACAATATCTCCAGAACTTAGTAAAAATGATATTAAAGAACTTTCTGAAAATTCCCAAGATAAATTAGAAATGATTGTTGGTGGAACTCTTGAAGCAATGATTACAAGAAAACCAATACTTCGTAAAAAAGACATTAAAAATATTAAGAAAAAATTAAACATTAAAATAACTAAAGATACTGATTTAAATATATCTATAAAAAATATTAAAAATGAATATTATCCTGTAAAAAGTACTATAAGCCAAGAGTTATTAATTTTATACAATAAAAAATTATCTTTACTTAATAAATTAAATGAATTAAAAGAATTTGGAATTAAAAATTATGCAATTGATTTAAGATGGGAAAATAAATATAATATCAATAACATCATTGATTTATTTAATGAAGGTATAAAAAATAAATTAGATGACAATACTCTTGAAAAATTAAATAATAATCTAGAAAAATATTGGCTTGAAACAAGTAATTTAAATTATAATAAGAAATTATTATAA
- a CDS encoding anthranilate synthase component I family protein — MLFKNLYYNYKDAFILESMENDSKLSRFSIIGFDPIAKIKVQDHVITVTTDRKTVEFKSENPFLELKKLINFGFEEKSFFGGLLGYVSYESIKYIEDVPTHKSLYPDFEFGLFLDCVIQDRINNTCKYITFNNDRKELIEKIYTEVHSNGILEYKKEKDDFTKEEYINIVKKAKKAINDGEIFQVVLSNSEHYILKGSKLPLYEHLRKINPSPYMYHIKLGDREIIGSSPEMLMRLEGKHIESYPIAGTRPRGKNPEEDKKIEEDLLNDKKECAEHLMLVDLSRNDVGKVSEIGTVNVPELYSIRKFSHVQHIVSHVEGELKDNLDAVDGFMSLFPAGTLSGAPKIRAMKIINDNENFARGPYGGAVGYFSLNGNADFAITIRTLTTNGELAEIQAGAGIVYDSIPENEYEECARKRQAIVTALEESGDFKY, encoded by the coding sequence ATCTTATTTAAAAATTTATATTATAATTATAAAGATGCATTTATTTTAGAATCAATGGAAAATGATTCAAAACTTTCAAGATTCTCAATTATTGGTTTTGATCCTATTGCAAAAATAAAAGTACAAGACCATGTTATAACAGTTACAACTGATAGAAAAACTGTTGAATTTAAAAGTGAAAACCCTTTTTTAGAATTAAAAAAACTTATTAATTTTGGATTTGAAGAAAAAAGTTTCTTTGGAGGTCTTTTAGGTTATGTTTCTTATGAATCAATAAAATATATTGAAGATGTACCTACACATAAAAGTTTATACCCTGATTTTGAATTTGGATTATTCTTAGATTGTGTAATTCAAGATAGAATAAATAACACATGTAAATATATTACATTTAATAATGATAGAAAAGAATTAATTGAAAAAATATACACAGAAGTACATAGTAATGGTATTTTAGAATATAAAAAAGAAAAAGATGATTTTACTAAAGAAGAATATATAAACATTGTTAAAAAAGCAAAAAAAGCTATCAACGATGGAGAAATATTCCAAGTTGTTTTATCAAATTCAGAACATTATATTTTAAAAGGTAGTAAATTACCATTATATGAACATTTAAGAAAAATTAATCCTTCACCATATATGTATCATATAAAATTAGGAGATAGAGAAATTATAGGATCTTCACCAGAAATGTTAATGAGACTTGAAGGTAAACATATTGAATCTTACCCAATTGCAGGAACAAGACCAAGGGGTAAAAATCCAGAAGAAGATAAAAAAATCGAAGAAGATTTACTTAATGATAAAAAAGAATGTGCAGAACATTTAATGCTTGTTGATTTATCAAGAAATGATGTAGGAAAAGTATCTGAAATAGGAACTGTTAATGTACCTGAATTATATAGTATTAGAAAATTTTCACATGTACAACATATTGTAAGTCATGTTGAAGGAGAACTTAAAGATAATTTAGATGCAGTAGATGGATTTATGAGTCTTTTCCCAGCAGGAACTTTAAGTGGAGCACCTAAAATAAGGGCTATGAAAATCATTAATGATAATGAAAATTTTGCAAGAGGACCTTATGGTGGTGCAGTAGGTTATTTCTCACTTAATGGAAATGCAGATTTTGCAATAACAATAAGAACATTAACAACCAATGGAGAACTTGCAGAAATTCAGGCAGGTGCAGGAATTGTTTATGATTCTATACCTGAGAATGAATATGAAGAATGTGCAAGAAAAAGACAAGCTATTGTAACTGCCCTTGAAGAATCTGGAGATTTTAAATATTAG
- a CDS encoding anthranilate synthase component II, translating to MILLIDNYDSFTYNLYQLFGKFENDIKVIRNDKIKIKDIEKLNPSHIIISPGPGNATNKKDFGICSEVIKKFKETPILGVCLGHQGIFYTYGGEIKKSTPVHGKKDRIKHDKSELFEGIPEEFNIIRYHSLICDNETIPEELKVTSYNKDNIIMSIEHKEYPTYGIQFHPESIGGHYSDIIVKNFLNM from the coding sequence ATGATTTTACTTATTGATAATTATGACTCATTTACTTACAATTTATACCAATTATTTGGAAAATTTGAAAATGATATAAAAGTTATAAGAAATGATAAAATTAAAATTAAAGATATTGAGAAATTAAATCCATCACATATTATTATTTCACCAGGACCAGGAAATGCTACAAATAAAAAAGACTTTGGAATATGTAGTGAAGTAATTAAAAAGTTTAAAGAAACTCCAATACTTGGAGTATGTCTTGGACACCAAGGTATCTTTTATACATATGGTGGAGAAATAAAAAAATCAACACCAGTACATGGTAAAAAAGACAGAATAAAACATGACAAATCAGAATTATTTGAAGGAATTCCTGAAGAATTTAATATAATTAGATACCATTCATTAATTTGTGATAATGAAACTATACCTGAAGAATTAAAAGTTACTTCTTATAATAAAGATAATATTATTATGAGTATTGAACACAAAGAATATCCTACTTATGGTATTCAATTCCATCCAGAATCTATTGGTGGACATTATTCTGATATTATTGTTAAAAATTTCTTGAATATGTAA
- a CDS encoding indole-3-glycerol phosphate synthase TrpC — MDKVGEIIENKKKIMVKLKDKKPLNEIKKEAEDFVSTRDKKFRFQEKFNNIKGTKLIAEFKPASPSKGDISSVKVEDIIKIYNESPVDMISCLTEELYFKSNLNNLKKAVKITNKPILRKDFFIDEYMIYEAALNGASCILLISNLDIDIEEYKNIASNLGLDYIIECHNKEEIEFANDIKAPIIGINNRNLADFTIDFNTTKNLGKLVDGYLISESGVETTNDAKILKSYGADALLIGTSLLKNKNDIETKNFIKDLNKVLKN; from the coding sequence ATGGACAAAGTAGGAGAAATAATTGAAAATAAGAAAAAAATAATGGTTAAATTAAAAGATAAAAAACCATTAAATGAAATTAAAAAAGAAGCTGAAGATTTCGTTTCAACAAGAGATAAAAAATTTAGATTTCAAGAAAAATTTAATAATATCAAAGGTACAAAACTTATTGCAGAATTTAAACCTGCATCTCCTTCAAAAGGAGATATAAGTTCTGTTAAAGTAGAGGATATAATAAAAATCTATAATGAAAGTCCTGTTGATATGATTTCATGCTTAACTGAGGAATTATATTTTAAGAGTAACTTAAATAATCTTAAAAAAGCAGTTAAAATTACAAATAAACCAATTTTAAGGAAAGACTTTTTTATTGATGAATATATGATTTATGAAGCAGCACTTAATGGTGCAAGTTGTATCTTATTAATTAGTAATTTAGATATAGATATAGAAGAGTATAAAAATATTGCTTCAAATCTTGGCCTTGATTATATAATAGAATGTCACAATAAAGAAGAAATTGAATTTGCCAATGATATAAAAGCACCTATAATTGGAATAAATAATAGAAATCTTGCAGATTTCACAATTGATTTTAATACTACTAAAAATTTAGGAAAACTTGTTGATGGTTATTTAATATCTGAAAGTGGTGTTGAAACAACTAATGATGCTAAAATATTAAAATCATATGGTGCAGATGCACTTTTAATTGGCACTAGTCTCCTTAAAAATAAAAATGATATTGAAACTAAAAATTTTATTAAAGATTTAAATAAAGTTTTAAAAAATTAG